A genomic window from Archocentrus centrarchus isolate MPI-CPG fArcCen1 chromosome 2, fArcCen1, whole genome shotgun sequence includes:
- the LOC115794096 gene encoding fibroblast growth factor 14-like isoform X6, translating into MGQDGSLDGTKDDSTNSYEWTNLDEPLHKHCPGHSLFNLIPVGLRVVAIQSVKTGLYIAMNGEGHLYSSMSRRRGFLSIGVPAQKSNKKGFSNGLQAEEGKGWIPSVTGAKVSGVCGAKEIREELFTAECKFKESVFENYYVIYSSMLYRQKESGRAWFLGLNKEGQVMKGNRVKKTKPAAHFLPKPIEVAMYREPSLHDVGEAVPKLVGGPPSKSTTTEPVVMNGGKPVNKPDKEET; encoded by the exons ATGGGCCAGGATGGAAGTCTGGATGGGACCAAAGACGACAGCACTAACTCCT ATGAGTGGACCAATCTTGATGAACCTTTGCATAAGCATTGCCCAGGGCACT CTCTGTTTAACTTAATTCCTGTGGGTCTGAGAGTCGTGGCCATCCAATCAGTTAAGACTGGTCTCTACATCGCAATGAACGGAGAGGGTCACCTTTACTCCTCG ATGTCGAGAAGGAGAGGCTTCCTAAGCATTGGAGTCCCGGCACAGAAGTCTAACAAAAAAGGTTTCTCTAATGGTCTGCAAGCTGAAGAGGGAAAAGGATGGATTCCCAGTGTCACAGGAGCAAAGGTTTCAGGAGTGTGCGGAGCAAAAGAGATCAGAGAG GAACTGTTCACAGCAGAGTGTAAGTTTAAGGAGTCGGTGTTTGAGAACTACTATGTGATCTACAGCTCGATGCTCTACAGGCAGAAAGAGTCGGGCCGGGCCTGGTTTCTTGGCCTCAATAAAGAGGGGCAGGTCATGAAGGGCAACAGGGTCAAAAAGACCAAACCAGCAGCACATTTCCTGCCTAAACCCATAGAAG TCGCGATGTACAGAGAACCTTCGTTGCATGATGTAGGAGAGGCAGTACCTAAACTGGTCGGGGGCCCGCCATCCAAAAGCACAACCACTGAACCGGTAGTCATGAATGGCGGCAAACCAGTCAACAAACCTGACAAGGAGGAGACATAA
- the LOC115794096 gene encoding fibroblast growth factor 14-like isoform X7 yields MGQDGSLDGTKDDSTNSSLFNLIPVGLRVVAIQSVKTGLYIAMNGEGHLYSSMSRRRGFLSIGVPAQKSNKKGFSNGLQAEEGKGWIPSVTGAKVSGVCGAKEIREELFTAECKFKESVFENYYVIYSSMLYRQKESGRAWFLGLNKEGQVMKGNRVKKTKPAAHFLPKPIEVAMYREPSLHDVGEAVPKLVGGPPSKSTTTEPVVMNGGKPVNKPDKEET; encoded by the exons ATGGGCCAGGATGGAAGTCTGGATGGGACCAAAGACGACAGCACTAACTCCT CTCTGTTTAACTTAATTCCTGTGGGTCTGAGAGTCGTGGCCATCCAATCAGTTAAGACTGGTCTCTACATCGCAATGAACGGAGAGGGTCACCTTTACTCCTCG ATGTCGAGAAGGAGAGGCTTCCTAAGCATTGGAGTCCCGGCACAGAAGTCTAACAAAAAAGGTTTCTCTAATGGTCTGCAAGCTGAAGAGGGAAAAGGATGGATTCCCAGTGTCACAGGAGCAAAGGTTTCAGGAGTGTGCGGAGCAAAAGAGATCAGAGAG GAACTGTTCACAGCAGAGTGTAAGTTTAAGGAGTCGGTGTTTGAGAACTACTATGTGATCTACAGCTCGATGCTCTACAGGCAGAAAGAGTCGGGCCGGGCCTGGTTTCTTGGCCTCAATAAAGAGGGGCAGGTCATGAAGGGCAACAGGGTCAAAAAGACCAAACCAGCAGCACATTTCCTGCCTAAACCCATAGAAG TCGCGATGTACAGAGAACCTTCGTTGCATGATGTAGGAGAGGCAGTACCTAAACTGGTCGGGGGCCCGCCATCCAAAAGCACAACCACTGAACCGGTAGTCATGAATGGCGGCAAACCAGTCAACAAACCTGACAAGGAGGAGACATAA